The window TCTGATGATGGTTAGCTATCTGTATAGTTTTTAacgggacacacacacacacacacaacatatacccattacccgttgccatcaagttggtgccgactcatagtgaccctataggaaagagtagaactgactcgtagggttttcaaggagcagctcgtgaattcaaactgctaaccttttggtcagcagccaagctcttttaaccactgaaccaccaaggctccatatacTACATACATATAAGTAATACGTATATAGTTACACATTATAATACATATTAGTTATGTAATTAATACATAACTATATATATAACTTACATAAGCTAACTAAACAGAAGTTTTTGCTCAATCTAAAATAACCAAATTCGTTAAAATACCAAGGTATGTCAAggagaaaaaaagtcaaaaaataTATAGTGAATACACTTGAAAAATTTCAAAAACTGATTTTAGCAGCTACTTCTAGGTATAATAAGAGCTTTTAtaaattgttttctctttttgtcatGGCCACCTGCAGATGCCAACAAAGTTTCTTCTTGGAATTACGCACGTGAGCAtagaaaattaaaacttttgtcCCTTCAAATGGTCTTGAGGGTTTAATCTATGTTTGTAAGCTTTGTTTCTGAAAATCGAATGTATTCTCTTTTATTCATAAACTCAATATGTAAACAAAGAAGTACCTACCTTTACAGGAAATTTCAACTGGTTGTACACTTCTGAAACAAGAAGATTGTGGCTAAGCGTCTTTCTCATTTTCATAATTCGAACAATCGCAGCATCAATTTGATACTGTCTGTCTTGAAATACTCTTTCTGTAGTACTTGCTTGTTCCTcaacctaaaaaaaaagttttaaaattaacaaTTGTACCTGAAGTTTAAACTTGGTTCTATTTACAAAAATTGTGTGTTTTAGGGACATGACACTACTAAATGCTTTAAATATATGAAATTCTCTAAATGGAACTTTATAAATATGGTGACAGAAAAAAACCCTACAAACAACTTTTCTTGTCTAATTACACTGTCCTGTGCTGACGAAGATGATGACAATATTAGTTAACAGAGAAACACAATGTTTGAGTTGCTTTTCTAGAAATAGAGATGGTCAATATGGAATTTACCATTTTCTTTTACTCTGTCCTCAAAATCTTCTAAATGTGTGTGTCAGTCACAAGAGATTGTCTGCCAGATTTCTGTATGACATTAGCTGATCTATAAAGTGATTGACTCTAACTATATTAAAgtgactaactcaaaatgtagcACTAACTAGTTAAGCTCATTTGTTAGAGTCAAAGTCTTTCAAAAATTAACTCTGATTTTGAAAATATTGATTTTATAAATATCCATTAGAAAAGCTTATTACATTTGTTCAAGACTTATAGAAATTTAGCTATTTGGGAATTAGTTTACCAATCTTGACACTAAAGTAAAAATGCTAAATCTTTATTAACTAAATTAAAAGAACAGTTTCAGTTTTTTGTAGCCAGCTTCTTTCTGGTACAGCATAAATGTTGTAAAAGTAAAATACACAGTATTTTTTAAGGGAGTATAATGCTTTCAGTGTGTAAGTGAAAAGCACAGGAACTTGTATGAAAATACGGTCCCACATTAAAACTTTTTCTCAAGTAAATCTGTATTAAACTTTGTTGGAATTGAAGCAAGTGGTTTCAGAAATTTCTGCAGTTGTTGGTTTCCGTAATAAAAGTATGTTACAAAttgaaatggcaaaaatgaacaaaatattcACCTTCATCATTAATCAAAAAAAGATACTAACTAAATCATTCAGATTTTTCACCAAGCAAGTttgcaaagatttaaaaaaagacaatctTTAGTGCTGGTTAGGGTGTAGTAAGACAGGCATTCACATGCTACTGGACAGGGTTTACATTGGTTCAACCCTTCTGGAACACAATATGGCATTATGTATTAAGACTCTTAAGATGTTCACACCACTGACCCAAAAAATCCACTTCCATGAATTTACCATAAGGGGGGGATCAGAAAGATTAAGATTTCGGTACAAAGATGTTTCTTGCAGTGTTATTTACAATACTAAAACTAAAAAATTATGAATTGCCCAACACTGGACAGTGGTTGAATAAGTTATAACACAgccatatatataaaagaatattatacagccatttgttattttttgaaaatatttactggcacagaaaaatgaaaaagcaggatataaAACGGTGTTGATTATCAGCTCAATTTGATAACCACCTCCCCCAAAAAAATCCCAAAATTAAATACTGAAATAATTAAGCCTAACATATGCACAGAAAATGTTAATGGTAGTGATAATATTATgcataaaaaaaagattaagtttTTATTATGAACACATATAATTCCAGTGTATTAGGACTgggagaaaagcaaaagaaatacCGTTTCTTTCATCTGGATTTGATTGATCTTTATTCTGAAAAGTTTGTGTTTGAAATCATCATTACAAATGAACTTGTCACCATCTTCAATATCTTTGCCCTTTGGATTTTTTGCCAGAACTCTAGCTTTGCCACAAGCCAATGACTGCAGAGTTCTCCTTAACTCTCCATCCTCTGAAGAAGGAATAGCAGTTTAGTTGTTACTACTAGCTCATCAACGTGAACAGCTATGTTCAACCCCAATCTAACttccacccctacccctctactaaaactgtttctttttttcccaaggtTATCAATGACGTCTTCTTTGTCCTATCCAATTGGTTTTTTCCTAGTTGTCCTCTAAAAGATTCAATTATCATTTTATGTGGACAACTACCAAATCTTTAGAAATGACCTTTCACTTATTTCCAATCCAACATTTAAAGACCAACTCTACACCTGGCTGTTTTACCATCAACTCCAGTATGTCCAAATTTTTATTCGTCATCTTTCCCATAAAACTCTGTCCTCTTCAATTGTTAGTGGTGATACTACCAACCTACTCTGGGTGAGAAACCCTGGAATCTTCTTTTTAACTCTTCCTGCTCCTTCATCTCCCATCTATCTAGTAGCTGCTTCTTTAGAGATGGCTCTTCTCCATCCTCAATAGCCTCATCCTAGTCTAAATCCCTATCACTTTACGCCTGAATTACCCTAATCGTTTCTGGGCTGGAATTTCTCCAACCTCCAAGCTGCCCTGCATATTGATTCCAGGTAAATTGTCCAAATAAATCACTTCCATTATATGACACAACTGAGACCTTACAAGGTAGGTTTCATTCGCTAGATTTTTCAAGACTCCATGATCAGGCTCCACCCATCTTACTTATCTAACTTCATTTCTCATTATTCTATGCTGCAGTTAAATTCTCATGATTCCTACATCCAAGTCTTCTCTCCCAGTCTTTCTCCTTGCAACATATGCCTCCTCCATAACCATTCATGAAGCCTTCTCCCATTGTGCCAGTCTACAGTGATCTCGTTTTGTCCAACTCCTAACACTTCTAGTCAGTACCACAGATTGGTGTTTAATGGTTTTGAAATTATTCCAAATGTTATTTCCCTCTTTCCCCATGCATACATTAAGAGTCCTGAGGAGAGAGATTATTCCTCTGTACCCCCTAGAGCTCCTAAGATAGTGGTGTGCACACAGTGGACATTTAATAATGCTTTCTAATCGGCTGATTCAACACAAACCTATTCCGGTAGCGTGCTTGATCTCTTCTAAACTGAACTCCTCTCCCTCATTAAACATTAGCAGCACCAGTGTTTGAAAAAGAGAGACCTGGAGTTCTTTTTTACCCTGTTGGAGAAATAGTGTTTagccatcattttttaaaaaaacacatgaaaaataaCTCAAATGACTAATCTCTTATAGGGAAAGCATTTTTCAATTAGTGGATTTAGAAACAGGGATTAACATTATCCAGAAAAGCCACCTGAGGTGGTAATACATTATGTTCAGCGCAGGGTTTCAGTGTGATCCTACCTAAAATAGGGGGAAGGATTAGGTGACCTTTTCACAGGTCCTTTTTTAAGCCTTGTAATTAAAGCAGAACAACAAAGTAATGAAAATTAATAACTCAGCCTTATGTGTCATTACAGATATTTATCACAAGCGGCAAGAAATCATTATTTCAAATGCATTTTCAACTTCTTTGATGCGGATTAGTCATGAAGTGCTGCAGGAGTTTTTTGAAATTAGATATGGGCACTGTTCCCCTTAACTCCCACTCTATTCTCTCTCTCCCAGCAacaagaaaagaagtttcctgtcAAGACGTGGCAACGGGAACTCAGCATCCACAGGTGGGGAAAAGGGTTATTGTTTTTGGTTCTGCAACAGGGTCAAATAAACTGTGGAAAACACCAGatacttaaaacacacacaaagcTGTGACTATTATCATGCAGATATTTAGGATAAATTTACAAAAACAGCAGCTTAAACCTTCAAGTTAAGAGAGATGAGCTCAATATTAAAGATGAAGATGATGAAAACGAAGTTTGGGACTATCTACTTACCTCTTTAAATTCTGCTTTTAGCACACAATGCCCTAGAGTTGATTGCCACTGAAGTTTCCGGCCACTATGTTTGCCTAGGTAAAACGTCTTGAAAATCTCCTGAAGTTTTACCATCTAAAGTAAATGAAACAAAGCTTTATTTAAGTTCTGTACCCCAATGCTGCTCTTTAAATTACCTCATGTGTACTAATTTCTGGAAACTTTTAAAACTATATCCAATGGTCCACTGATCACTTCAATGTAAGGTAATGATCTCCCAACCACCAAATCTAATGGTGTTTATCAGCTCCTAATACTTTTTGATCTCTCTGCAACATTTCATCATCCGCTTTTGAAACATTTCACCTCCAGTGGCGTCTGCCCCTCTGCACTATGCTGGTTCCCGTATCTCGCCATTGCTTCTGCATTGGTTTCTTTCACATGGCCCTCTTCCTGCTAAATGTGAGCCTTTTCTAAAGTTCTGTCTAAACCCTTTTTTCTTCCTATTCTCTATATTCTCCCTCAATTAGCTCATCTACTAGCTGGACTTCTCCACAGAGGGCTCTCAGCACCTACCTCTCTAGCCTTACCCTCTTTTCTAGGTTTCAATCCTGTGCTAGGTATTTTCCCAGGAGTTAGGATATAGGTTTGCTCAGACACCCATCATTcagaaattccactcccaggTGACTCATGGGCAGGAATTTTTGAGAGCTGGGCAGAATGATGGGTAGAATCTGGGGAGATGAAAGAAGTGTCAGGGAAGCTGGCCCTGAATCCAGAAACTTGGTGTCATTAGCTATGCTCTAAACTAGACACGGAAATAAAGAATGagagtaaaatattaaaatagttGGCACCAGGTGTTGATGCGTTTGTTGATGCGTTTACTGACACAAACTTTTAAAAGACATCTACTGTTTTTCAATGACAGGCAAAATAAAATGTCACGCCTATAACTCAACCCCTAATCAGTAACCCTTACCTCTGGTGGTAAATGGACTTCCATAGGCACATATGTCGGCCAATAACCCATTGTTAGGATATTCACAGTTAATTCAATATTCCCAGGTACATTCTGGTTCTGCATATACTATAAGAAAATCAACACACACTGAGATCTTATAATAAAAGTGCATGGTGTTTGTCGTTAACAATGGCCCATTTAAGAAGTTCCTCATAAAAATTACATGCAAGTACAGGCCATCCTTAAAACAAAAGGTTAACTATTAAGACGATTATAAACGAAGTCTATATTAAATGCACTAAAGACGTATATAGAGTAACACTTTGTTACGATGGCACAAAAGGATCACACGACCTAATTATAGTTATCTACTTAAATAATTTCTTACATACAGCTGGGCTGTTATGGGATCTCTTCTCTACTATTTGGagacccccccttttttttatatGGCTTGGAACACCTTGTAGCAACCCCCATTCCTCACCCCACCAGCCAGCCCAACTCTCCGGTTTTTCATTTGCTCCACTGCCTGTTTGCAGGGGATAACCTGAagtggagaaggaagaggggaaagGGCAAAGCAGATAAATCCTATTCTGTAGCTACTATAGGACCCATGATCCTACTACTGTGATCTTTCTCAAGCCTTCCACTCTCATTTCTCACCTCAGTAATACAGTGGTAAGTCACcagaagctcaaaaaaaaaagaaaatctaactTGCTACCACTATTACCTAtgttcttaaatattttaaaaccactTTCTATCTACATCTTCAAACCTGTGGCTCTAGCTTTTCATTCTCAGTGTCCCAGAAAGCCTTATACAACCACTTTAtcatctctcctccctccctcacgGCTACCTTTGAACACACAAATCACCAACAGTGATCAGGTGCTGGGGAAAGCCCTGTTCCCACTACCCAGCTACAGCTTTACTAGTACTGACTTCAGTTCAATgcatcttatttttattttcagtgttCATTAAGAATTAATCCTAAAGTAAATCAAATATATTTACATTCCAGTAGTCATTTTTTTCTCTACTGTGAGTATCATCTACATTACTATGAAGTATTTACAAGAAATACATGTTTCTATTTATCCTCTTCAGTACAAACCACAGTAAGAAGTTAACTAAATATACGTAAGTTCAAGGAATTAAGTAAGAGTTTAACTCACTTTTACCTGTTTGAACTGAATCATGATGTCTTTAGAAAGTTCCATGTCTTTAAACATTCCTTCAAGTTTGCTGGTGAAAGCAGCTCCGCATTCTATTAAAGATGATtgcatatttataatattttcaagtggtaagaaaaagaatttaaaattgaaaatatgAAAAGTTAAACTTACTTTAGTATAAAATATGATCTGTAACTATTCACAAGAATTAAAAGAGATCCTCACCCCAAAGTGTATGCCCCACTAATTGAGTCAAATTCTTTAATTGTGTAGTAACTTTATTTACTATTTAGGCATAAGATAAACGGGAAACTTTtatccaaagagaaaaaaagaacaatatgAAGCACACAACAGCTCTGGATATGTACAATAGGTTGGAAACCTCATGAGCTTGCTCTACATTTTCATCATACAATGATTGACAAAAAGGGCAATCAGTTGAGAGTAAAAATTAAGCAAACATTTTCCCTTAGAAATCTAagaaaaggaacagaaagaatGAGAAACATACCATGTTTAAGCTTGGACAGCATCGATTTTTCAGCATCTACAGAAGCACTCTTCCCAACTAGCAGGCGCTTGGCTAAATCTTTCTTATAAAAGGCCTCAAAAACATCCTTGCCTACGTTAAATAATAAAACATAATATTCCAACAGGAAGTGCTTAATAAACTGCACCGTTACTCCAAGTTATTCTACTTTATGCATTTTATCCAAGTTTGTTAAACCCAAGAAAACATAAGAGGTAGATTTTTGGGCCAGACACTTCAAAAGTTCTTTATTGTGAAGAATTAGAACTGCATTAACTTTTCTTTAGAAAAGCTTTAGTTGACTGGTAGCTTTAGCACCAACACTATAGAGATTAAATCAAGTAACAAAAATCGAGCCTCTTTATAGTAGAAAAGACAAGGCACAAGGCAATTAAGTAACAATCCTCTCAAGTATCCCCAATGAATTAAATGCAAGGAATAAAATAGAGTTTTAAATCTCTCACCTTCAAATAAATATTCCTTTCAGGTTGAATATACTTGCTAGTTTCCTGCTGAGtgttttattttaaaggaaaaatattaaaacagtAACAAATACTTACCATAGATAAATCTAAATATGATCATAATTTTATCCAACATTTTTTCAAGTTCTTCATCTGTAGCTTCTTTGTTGCCTGCACGAAGCTTTGAATCTACATACTTAGCTAAAATGGGGGAAAATTTGTTGTTTAATGATCATGGGTATACATGATGTACTACACATACCCAAACAGGAGTATAATATATTCAGTTTTTCAATGCTTAAGAGGTATATATGCATTTTCTAAAGTCTCCAAACTCGgagattaagtgacttgttcAACGCCACAGAGCTAATAAATACCAGAGCCTGAACTCAAAACCATGTCTTCTGACTCCAGATCTAATATACTTTCCACTGTATACTGATGCGTCTCATAAATTGAGAATGAATACCCTCGGGGAGTGAGAAGGGGGCATACAGCCCTGCTCTGAAATATTCAATGCCACCGAAAAACATGGTGCATCTTCCTGGAGTGTCCATTTCACACCAATGGTAAGCAATCTTAAACATTACTTtgctattaaaataaaacaaatacattATACGGTAGAATGCAAAGTTAGTAAGAACTGACATTAAGGGGTGCCTTTGGTGGGTAAACCTGAGAAGCACTGCAGTATACCACACTGTTACAATAAATGTGCCCAGACTATTAGGTTTATTTTCCTCCTGAATTTTTATCTTTCTAGTTGACAACTGTAATTTCTTGCTGTCCTTTTTTGTATCCCTAAGTGTTTACTTCTAGAAATAACACCCTGCCTCACCTTTAAATTGTTGTAGACTTAGAAAACACACATGCTTATTTTAACTAAAAGTAAAAAGGATCCAATGTACTGTCTTACAAAGAAAAAACATCACGTTTGAAATGTAGGCTTTGAGATGTTCTTTAGCTTAAAGAACTTTACTCCTTATATCCAGGttcttaaaaacatttttcagACTTGACATTACCAGTTAAAGTAATCCCAAATAAATGAAGCATTAGTATACTATAACCTTGTCAAAATTTCAGATTAACTCAGATTCtatgaataaaagaaaaacatttaaagagatgaaaaaatggACTCGAAAAATACCTATAAGTTCAGCAGGTTTGTTCGGTCTTTTGTTAATGAATGTTTCAAATGCTTCTTTCATGGCAttaataaatttttcatttttcagaaaGCAGATATCAATTATATGGTCAACCTTATCTTTAAAATCCAGCAATTCCTGAACCATGGTTTTATCTTTTTCAGGATTAATTACAATAGTGCTGCCAAATGCCTAAAAAACAAAAGTTATCACTTTTTACTGGACTTACCATAAGAACAATTCCAAAATCATATTTTAAGTTGGCACACATACTTAgggtcttaaaaataaaataaagctgttTTTGCAGTgagagcaagaaaaataaataaaatatccaGACTGATGCCATTCATTTATAATCACAAAAATAACAAGGAATGACCACTGGGTATACAATATCATAACAGGGTATTTATTATATAAGCTTCTagattcttttccttctttttaaagaagtcagctttgattttttttttttagtttgtttttttgagcatatacacagcagaacatacactagttcagcaatttctacctgtacaattcagtgacattgattacattcttcaagttgtgcaaccattctcatcctccttttctgggttgttcctcccccattaacataaacccattACCTCCTggggttcctatctaatcttcgagtagctcttgtcaatttgatatAATTCTTAAAAAGagcgcaatgctcaaggcagacactgtTTCTTAATTGAGCTAAactattctttggttttaagaagacttcaggggatacttttggtttaaggtttaaagaatacctcagggcaatagtttcaggggttcatccagtttcaatggctccagaaagtctggagtccattagaatttgaaattctgttctgattttccccccttttgatcaggattcttctatggaatctttgatcaacaaaacgttcagtaatggttgccgagcaccatccagttctggcctcatggcaaaggaggcagttgtttatagaggcaattagccacacatttatTTCCTCCTCTTAACCCTGCTTCTCCTCCTTCtgctgttgctccaggtgaagagAGGTCAATCGTGCCTTCAacggccatttgcaagcttttaagaccccagacaccatgcAAGGAACTAGGAGGTGCGACAAAAGCACTAACACATcatcaggccaattaactgggatgtcccatgaaaccatgaccctaaatctccaaaccaaggaaccaaatcccatggggTTTTTGGTTGTGCATAAAGAGCCTCAGtagctgctctttttttgttgctgttgtaaatacacctatcacacaacatttgccaattcaactttttacaggtgtacaacttattgacatcaattatattaatcgctctgcaaccctacccttaatcaatggcaACCTGGCTTCAGTGtaagagtgaagaaaaaaaaaatcagggatcCAAAAAAAACTTCCTTCTTTTCCCACATCCAGTGCTGTAAGCATTAAGAGCTAGAAACTACATCAGACATCAAGAAGGCAACTGTTTTACTTCTGATCTGCCACACGGTTATCATTCCCAGGTTGACTATTCTCAAAattccattattattttttactgagATCAAACAAGTAAGAAATGCTTGCTGATATGCACTCTGGGTGCACAGATTATAAGCCATGAAAGATAAAAACCTCAGGTAAAGTGTTAATACCTTGATGTATTCAATCCACTGTTGCAAGAGAACCTGAACTCCACCTCGAACTCTACTGAAGAGCTGATACAGGAGAGATAAATCCTGGATTCGGTTTTCATCGAGGAGGTTATTCAAACctgaatttttaaacattttggcatcaaaaaataatgaacaaaagTGTCAGCTATTTTAATGAAATTTAAGTTAAATTATTACTGTGATACTGGTCCGAACTATGACTAGTCTCTATGTGAGTTGTAATGTAGAAATTTGCTTTgaattaaacaaataaacaatcacttttatgcataaaaattaaatatagttACTTTGATCACTACAGAAAATAATACTAATTGACCATGTAATAATGGCTTATACCATTTAGCATGGAAGATCAGATGTTCTACCTTTATAAAAACTGGATTACATAAATATACAGTATAAATACCTCATATAAACAGTAGTTGTATTACCTCTGACATTAGTGTATATAACCATATTTCAGAATACTGGGTATATGGCCTGTGGTATATCAAAAGCCatgcataaataaaaaaaaattttttttatttaggtcaAGTTAAAATGAGGTTCTAATGAATGtgattttcaaaatgaaataatattgTGTGATTACATTAAAATTCTAAAATACATCCATTTCATACAAAAGAAAAGATGGTTAGAAACAAAGTAAGACTCTTGCTACTTGTGGCACCGTTAAAGTAAAACTCCGAGTATATTCTATAATCACTTGGGATTAACAGAAGTGCTTAGTTTTTTTACATGCTATGAACAAACACACACTTTAGTGCAAAACGAATGCCTTTCCATGCTGTAGTCCTACATATACTGAGTCAAGAGTTCCCACTCTTTCTTTACGGGTGTTCGTGTACCTCTCTCagttcaattgctttatctgtcaGGTGAGCAATAGGCACCTTTCTGAAAGTTTACTGTTATAAATAGGGAGAAAGGGTGGTCTCCATCCTCAAAACTGCAGCCCCATGGAAGCAGGCTTTTAAAAGGGCAATCTTTTAACAAAATTTCTAACAAATTTTCTGCTTGTTTACTGCTACCATTTTAAAAAGAATCTCTTATTTACAAATTGCCAATTACCTTTTTGAAGAATTGCCGTTAAGTGTTCACCTAGAAGTTGTTTTTCTACAGTAGCAATTAATGACTtcctatgagaaaaaaaattagaattagtGACATTTGACTTTCCAGGAGATTCAAAGCCTcccctggggaaaaaaaaccaaaacagttc is drawn from Loxodonta africana isolate mLoxAfr1 chromosome X, mLoxAfr1.hap2, whole genome shotgun sequence and contains these coding sequences:
- the CUL4B gene encoding cullin-4B isoform X8; translated protein: MIDPDFTDKPKLPENYTDETWQKLKEAVEAIQNSTSIKYNLEELYQAVENLCSYKISANLYKQLRQICEDHIKAQIHQFREGSLDSVLFLKKIDKCWQNHCRQMIMIRSIFLFLDRTYVLQNSMLPSIWDMGLELFRAHIISDQKVQNKTIDGILLLIERERNGEAIDRSLLRSLLSMLSDLQIYQDSFEQRFLEETNRLYAAEGQKLMQEREVPEYLHHVNKRLEEEADRLITYLDQTTQKSLIATVEKQLLGEHLTAILQKGLNNLLDENRIQDLSLLYQLFSRVRGGVQVLLQQWIEYIKAFGSTIVINPEKDKTMVQELLDFKDKVDHIIDICFLKNEKFINAMKEAFETFINKRPNKPAELIAKYVDSKLRAGNKEATDEELEKMLDKIMIIFRFIYGKDVFEAFYKKDLAKRLLVGKSASVDAEKSMLSKLKHECGAAFTSKLEGMFKDMELSKDIMIQFKQYMQNQNVPGNIELTVNILTMGYWPTYVPMEVHLPPEMVKLQEIFKTFYLGKHSGRKLQWQSTLGHCVLKAEFKEGKKELQVSLFQTLVLLMFNEGEEFSLEEIKHATGIEDGELRRTLQSLACGKARVLAKNPKGKDIEDGDKFICNDDFKHKLFRIKINQIQMKETVEEQASTTERVFQDRQYQIDAAIVRIMKMRKTLSHNLLVSEVYNQLKFPVKPADLKKRIESLIDRDYMERDKENPNQYNYIA